From the genome of Methylocystis heyeri:
GGACCGGAAGCCAAGGAAATCGCCGTTCGTCACATTGACGACGCTTACGTTCGTCGTCTTGCCGGCACTGTGGACGGGGGAGTTATCACTCTCGCCGCTTCATTCGACGCGCTGGACCCCGGCCAGGCATTCTTGCGGGCGAACATCGGGAGCAAATTCAGCTTCAAGTCGACGCTGAACGACGCGCCCAACGCCAACGGCACTCCCACCACCTTCTTCTTCCGGGGCGTCATTCTCGGGGCTCAGACCAAATTCGGCAAAGCCGACGACGTGACCATGACCGAATTCAAGATTGGCGTGGACGGTGAGATTTTCGAAGTCCTCGCCGACTACTCCATTACCGTCACGCCCGCCGCTGGCGCTCTTCCCGCTGCGACGCATGCGACGCCTTATTCGGAAACCATCACGGCCACCGGCGGCGACGGCGCGGTCACTTACGCTCTTGCGGCGGGTTCCTCTCTCCCCGGCGGGCTTACCCTCAATCCCGCGACCGGCGTTATCAGCGGCACGCCTAGCGCGGCGGGCAACTTCACTTTCTCGATTGTCGCCAACTTCTCTGGCGGCGCTGGCGGCACGCAGACGACGGCTTACACGCTCGC
Proteins encoded in this window:
- a CDS encoding Ig domain-containing protein; protein product: MTITATAKAKFYVGSPSNTISLLSDFQADTYTEIKEIEDLGNWGPEAKEIAVRHIDDAYVRRLAGTVDGGVITLAASFDALDPGQAFLRANIGSKFSFKSTLNDAPNANGTPTTFFFRGVILGAQTKFGKADDVTMTEFKIGVDGEIFEVLADYSITVTPAAGALPAATHATPYSETITATGGDGAVTYALAAGSSLPGGLTLNPATGVISGTPSAAGNFTFSIVANFSGGAGGTQTTAYTLAVS